One Tachysurus vachellii isolate PV-2020 chromosome 8, HZAU_Pvac_v1, whole genome shotgun sequence genomic window carries:
- the si:ch211-67e16.4 gene encoding uncharacterized protein si:ch211-67e16.4 isoform X1, with protein sequence MDVNLTISLMRGQMGVVIEKAVNTAVETVLGEMIRVMSLKFEQLRREMTAKEKENEDIRKMLESTRCQMKILRQKYVHSLNSKDDRHAFATHRQTLGQMNTAGPLDTTRQLDPTRHTAGQLDTTRHTAGPLDTTRHTAGPLDTPRQLDTTRHPAGQLDTPRQLDTTRHPAGQLDTPRQLDTSRHPPGPLDTSRHPPGLLDTTRHPAGLLDTTRHPAGPLDTTRHTAGPLDPSRHPPGPLDTTRHTAGPLDPSRHTAGPLDTAGQLDPTRHTAGSLDTNRAHQITADHGVLPRRRTSNTGSPCTEPLTLALKPQNSDTTPAALPVSKTHKVIHEAVPTESCQNAEIYNEEVPGIKVHLKVENSSITILESINPLWGQTPQTSTETEPREIADPNIQPVVRTNEALNSAVADCREPVLQIKEEEAEVEIKVKEEQAEPSTSELPRIELHQHLSGAGMTIELPVTQQCIQIPSVTEPAFLGVDPSTYSESQLAVADTQRLMHPFCKDLMLYEDYKRKRIEVRKRSETRRRELERTLPQALLADLVKERREKTRLRVARWRAKRKLQACLMAQAAQFNSTQAIYTQRNGRRREGPAPQHGGIGFGTAQSDTGVYTMPLQMGTSPLLAAQRLGMAEGQTQPGASVFVQQRTSAAGSETYQ encoded by the exons ATGGACGTGAATTTGACCATTTCTCTGATGAGGGGTCAGATGGGGGTGGTGATTGAGAAGGCCGTGAACACGGCGGTGGAGACGGTGTTGGGGGAGATGATCCGGGTGATGAGCCTGAAGTTCGAGCAGCTCCGGAGGGAAATGACGGCCAAAGAGAAGGAGAACGAGGACATCAGGAAGATGTTAGAGTCCACTCGGTGTCAGATGAAGATCCTGAGACAGAAATATGTTCATTCACTAAACAGTAAAGATGACCGACATGCTTTtgcaacacacagacaaacactggGTCAGATGAACACAGCTGGTCCATTGGACACGACCAGGCAACTGGACCCGACCAGACACACAGCTGGTCAACTGGACACGACCAGACACACAGCTGGTCCACTGGACACGACCAGACACACAGCTGGTCCACTGGACACACCCAGGCAACTGGACACGACCAGACACCCTGCTGGTCAACTGGACACACCCAGGCAACTGGACACGACCAGACACCCAGCTGGTCAACTGGACACGCCCAGGCAACTGGACACGTCCAGACATCCACCTGGTCCGCTGGACACGTCCAGACACCCACCTGGTCTGCTGGACACGACCAGACACCCAGCTGGTCTGCTGGACACGACCAGACACCCAGCTGGTCCGCTGGACACGACCAGACACACAGCTGGCCCGCTGGACCCATCCAGACACCCACCTGGTCCGCTGGACACGACCAGACACACAGCTGGTCCGCTGGACCCATCCAGACACACAGCTGGTCCGCTGGATACAGCCGGTCAACTGGACCCGACCAGACACACAGCCGGATCACTGGACACGAACAGAGCTCATCAGATTACAGCAGATCATGGGGTGCTACCCAGAAGACGCACCTCAAACACTGGCTCACCCTGTACTGAACCTCTCACACTTGCTCTCAAACCCCAAAACTCCGACACGACTCCTGCAGCTCTGCCTGTGTCAAAAACTCATAAAGTGATCCATGAAGCAGTCCCTACTGAGAGCTGCCAAAATGCTGAAATTTACAATGAGGAGGTGCCAGGAATAAAAGTACATCTAAAAG tggaGAACTCCAGCATCACCATACTAGAGAGCATCAATCCTCTTTGGGGTCAAACACCTCAAACATCCACAGAAACTGAACCCAGAGAGATAGCGGACCCGAACATTCAGCCTGTGGTTCGTACAAACGAGGCACTGAACTCTGCTGTGGCAGACTGCAGAGAACCTGTTTTACAGATCAAAGAGGAGGAAGCTGAGGTAGAAATCAAGGTGAAGGAGGAACAAGCGGAGCCATCCACTTCTGAGCTTCCCAGAATTGAGCTGCATCAGCATTTGTCTGGAGCAGGAATGACCATAGAGCTGCCAGTGACTCAACAGTGTATCCAGATACCTTCAGTCACTGAACCGGCCTTCCTGGGTGTGGATCCAAGCACAT ATTCTGAGTCCCAGTTAGCTGTGGCAGATACACAAAGGCTTATGCATCCGTTCTGTAAAGACCTGATGCTGTATGAGGATTACAAGCGCAAACGTATAGAAGTGCGTAAACGCAGCGAGACCCGACGGCGAGAGCTTGAGCGGACGCTGCCACAGGCTCTTCTGGCTGATCTGGTGAAGGAACGCAGGGAAAAGACCCGGCTCCGGGTGGCCCGCTGGAGAGCCAAGCGCAAGCTGCAGGCCTGCCTGATGGCACAAGCTGCACAATTTAATAGCACACAGGCTATCTACACTCAGCGCAATGGCAGGAGGAGAGAAGGACCTGCCCCACAGCATGGGGGCATTGGTTTTGGCACAGCTCAGTCTGATACTGGTGTGTACACCATGCCGCTGCAGATGGGCACCAGTCCTCTACTGGCAGCACAAAGACTTGGAATGGCTGAGGGTCAAACACAGCCTGGAGCCTCTGTGTTTGTGCAGCAGAGAACTTCAGCAGCTGGATCTGAAACCTACCAGTGA
- the si:ch211-67e16.4 gene encoding histone acetyltransferase p300 isoform X2 has product MDVNLTISLMRGQMGVVIEKAVNTAVETVLGEMIRVMSLKFEQLRREMTAKEKENEDIRKMLESTRCQMKILRQKYVHSLNSKDDRHAFATHRQTLGQMNTAGPLDTTRQLDPTRHTAGQLDTTRHTAGPLDTTRHTAGPLDTPRQLDTTRHPAGQLDTPRQLDTTRHPAGQLDTPRQLDTSRHPPGPLDTSRHPPGLLDTTRHPAGLLDTTRHPAGPLDTTRHTAGPLDPSRHPPGPLDTTRHTAGPLDPSRHTAGPLDTAGQLDPTRHTAGSLDTNRAHQITADHGVLPRRRTSNTGSPCTEPLTLALKPQNSDTTPAALPVSKTHKVIHEAVPTESCQNAEIYNEEVPGIKVHLKVENSSITILESINPLWGQTPQTSTETEPREIADPNIQPVVRTNEALNSAVADCREPVLQIKEEEAEVEIKVKEEQAEPSTSELPRIELHQHLSGAGMTIELPVTQQCIQIPSVTEPAFLGVDPSTCPRVNVPFMELRIRKKDKQISKAEKCKKYREKVNADPAKKKAMLEARRRRYQERKASGDIKSSKQLPMDKRIKLQQRWAASKQRQRRKAKIQNGSLFSS; this is encoded by the exons ATGGACGTGAATTTGACCATTTCTCTGATGAGGGGTCAGATGGGGGTGGTGATTGAGAAGGCCGTGAACACGGCGGTGGAGACGGTGTTGGGGGAGATGATCCGGGTGATGAGCCTGAAGTTCGAGCAGCTCCGGAGGGAAATGACGGCCAAAGAGAAGGAGAACGAGGACATCAGGAAGATGTTAGAGTCCACTCGGTGTCAGATGAAGATCCTGAGACAGAAATATGTTCATTCACTAAACAGTAAAGATGACCGACATGCTTTtgcaacacacagacaaacactggGTCAGATGAACACAGCTGGTCCATTGGACACGACCAGGCAACTGGACCCGACCAGACACACAGCTGGTCAACTGGACACGACCAGACACACAGCTGGTCCACTGGACACGACCAGACACACAGCTGGTCCACTGGACACACCCAGGCAACTGGACACGACCAGACACCCTGCTGGTCAACTGGACACACCCAGGCAACTGGACACGACCAGACACCCAGCTGGTCAACTGGACACGCCCAGGCAACTGGACACGTCCAGACATCCACCTGGTCCGCTGGACACGTCCAGACACCCACCTGGTCTGCTGGACACGACCAGACACCCAGCTGGTCTGCTGGACACGACCAGACACCCAGCTGGTCCGCTGGACACGACCAGACACACAGCTGGCCCGCTGGACCCATCCAGACACCCACCTGGTCCGCTGGACACGACCAGACACACAGCTGGTCCGCTGGACCCATCCAGACACACAGCTGGTCCGCTGGATACAGCCGGTCAACTGGACCCGACCAGACACACAGCCGGATCACTGGACACGAACAGAGCTCATCAGATTACAGCAGATCATGGGGTGCTACCCAGAAGACGCACCTCAAACACTGGCTCACCCTGTACTGAACCTCTCACACTTGCTCTCAAACCCCAAAACTCCGACACGACTCCTGCAGCTCTGCCTGTGTCAAAAACTCATAAAGTGATCCATGAAGCAGTCCCTACTGAGAGCTGCCAAAATGCTGAAATTTACAATGAGGAGGTGCCAGGAATAAAAGTACATCTAAAAG tggaGAACTCCAGCATCACCATACTAGAGAGCATCAATCCTCTTTGGGGTCAAACACCTCAAACATCCACAGAAACTGAACCCAGAGAGATAGCGGACCCGAACATTCAGCCTGTGGTTCGTACAAACGAGGCACTGAACTCTGCTGTGGCAGACTGCAGAGAACCTGTTTTACAGATCAAAGAGGAGGAAGCTGAGGTAGAAATCAAGGTGAAGGAGGAACAAGCGGAGCCATCCACTTCTGAGCTTCCCAGAATTGAGCTGCATCAGCATTTGTCTGGAGCAGGAATGACCATAGAGCTGCCAGTGACTCAACAGTGTATCCAGATACCTTCAGTCACTGAACCGGCCTTCCTGGGTGTGGATCCAAGCACAT GTCCCCGTGTAAACGTGCCATTTATGGAGCTCAGGATCAGAAAAAAAG ACAAGCAAATCAGCAAAGCAGAGAAGTgcaagaaatacagagagaaagtcAATGCTGATCCTGCAAAGAAGAAGGCCATGCTGGAGGCAAGACGGCGAAG GTACCAGGAAAGAAAAGCCAGTGGAGATATCAAGTCCAGTAAACAACTCCCCATGGATAAGAGAATAAAGCTGCAGCAGAGATGGGCGGCATCAAAGCAACGGcaaagaagaaaagcaaaaattcaaaatggATCACTGTTTAGCTCTTAA